A single Seriola aureovittata isolate HTS-2021-v1 ecotype China chromosome 19, ASM2101889v1, whole genome shotgun sequence DNA region contains:
- the gpcpd1 gene encoding glycerophosphocholine phosphodiesterase GPCPD1 isoform X2, giving the protein MPVSTMETTQVTLAVRSETSPGEVIAVVGSCEALGCWSHQKAVTLHPSGNDGNTWIATITVPKGIVSKYRYFKGFFLESKSAGGPCQVIVNMWETHHQPRTMSPTASHQNIDDGQFGIHNGVNCVDSGWLTCQTEIRLRLHYSKTSPVSITKKKFKKSRFRIKLTLEGIEEEEDEEDEAISPSSWPKMTSTLDISMISANGYKSRHSQPECGNALEPSQWTEYSIHTMDPDNLELTFEFFEEDLGEHVVQGDAHPGHVGTACLLSSSFLESGKDIGVATLPIMGRNFRQTIGKVRVDYLVIRPIQGLQCDMSSSFTKYWKKRSTLDVGHRGAGSTHAAKHHRIRENTVASFKSAAKHGAAYVEFDVHLSKDAVPIVYHDLTCCISTKKKNDKTSLELIEVPVKDLTFDQLQLLKLAHVTAMKENDNKDLLDDEDEIDEHQPFPSLSQIFQAIPEHVGFNIELKWICQMKDGSWDGNLSSYFNMNTFLDIILSCVLQKGGKRRIVFSCFDPDICTMVRHKQNKYPILFLTQGISEKYPELMDIRCQTTQIAISFAQSENILGISAHTEELLKNLTYIGDAQSKGLVVFSWGDDNNDHETRRKLREQGIDGLIYDSICEDQGEQPNIFQVEEQHSLQEVITEETLKSSTCSCYSIPCSMAPCIASKARAGSAESDSGLSSS; this is encoded by the exons ATGCCCGTATCAACTATGGAGACCACTCAGGTGACTCTGGCTGTCAGAAGTGAAACATCCCCAG GTGAGGTGATTGCTGTCGTTGGTAGCTGTGAAGCCCTGGGTTGCTGGAGCCATCAAAAAGCTGTGACATTACATCCAAGTGGTAATGATGG AAATACCTGGATTGCAACAATCACTGTACCTAAAGGAATTGTTTCCAAGTACCGCTACTTCAAAGGCTTCTTTCTGGAGTCAAAG AGTGCAGGTGGTCCCTGTCAAGTGATAGTCAATATGTGGGAGACCCATCACCAGCCCCGCACGATGAGCCCCACAG CATCACACCAGAATATTGATGATGGGCAATTTGGAATTCACA atggGGTGAATTGTGTTGACTCTGGGTGGCTCACATGCCAGACAGAGATTCGCCTACGTCTGCACTATTCTAAGACGTCTCCGGTGTCCATCACGAAGAAGAAATTCAAGAAGTCTCGGTTCAG GATCAAGCTGACATTGGAGGGcattgaggaggaggaagatgaagaggacgAGGCAATCAGTCCTTCGTCTTGGCCCAAGATGACCTCCACTCTGGACATCAGTATGATCAGTGCCAATGGCTATAAGTCGCGTCACTCACAGCCTGAGTGTGGGAACGCACTGGAGCCCTCCCAGTGGACTGAGTACAGTATCCACACCATGGACCCAGACAACCTAGAGCTCACCTTTGAGTTCTTTGAG GAGGATCTGGGTGAGCATGTGGTCCAGGGAGATGCTCATCCCGGACATGTGGGCACAGcttgcctcctctcctcctcttttttggAGAGTGGCAAAGACATCGGAGTGGCCACACTTCCAATAATGGGTCGAAATTTCAGACAGACCATTGGGAAAGTTAGAG TGGATTACCTGGTGATTCGGCCCATCCAGGGACTGCAGTGTGACATGAGCTCCTCGTTCACCAAGTACTGGAAGAAAAGGAGCACTCTGGATGTGGGACACAGAGGAGCAGGCAGCACACATGCAGCCAA gCACCACAGAATCAGGGAGAACACAGTAGCCTCATTCAAAAGTGCTGCCAAGCAT GGTGCAGCTTATGTGGAGTTTGATGTTCACCTCTCCAAGGATGCTGTTCCTATTGTATACCATGATCTGACATGCTGCATATCCACCAAGAAG AAAAATGACAAGACTTCACTTGAGCTCATTGAGGTGCCAGTCAAAGACTTGACATTtgatcagctgcagcttctgaaG CTGGCCCATGTTACtgcaatgaaagaaaatgataacAAAG ATTTGCTGGACGATGAAGACGAAATTGATGAGCATCAGCCATTCCCATCACTCTCGCAG ATCTTTCAGGCTATTCCTGAGCATGTGGGTTTCAACATTGAGCTCAAGTGGATCTGCCAGATGAAG GACGGGTCATGGGATGGCAACTTATCATCCTACTTCAACATGAATACCTTCCTTGACATCATCCTGTCCTGTGTTCTGCAAAAAGGCGGCAAAAGACGCATCGTCTTCTCCTGCTTCGACCCAGATATCTGCACCAT GGTGCGTCACAAGCAGAACAAGTACCCCATCCTCTTCCTTACTCAGGGAATTTCAGAAAAGTATCCTGAACTAATGGACATCCGCTGCCAGACCACACAGATCGCCATAAGTTTCGCCCAGAGTGAGAATATTCTG GGGATCAGCGCGCACACGGAGGAGCTGCTTAAGAACCTCACCTACATTGGGGATGCCCAGTCTAAAGGCCTGGTGGTGTTCAGCTGGGGAGATGACAACAACGACCACGAGACCCGGAGGAAGCTGAGAGAGCAGGGAATCGATGGGCTCATCTATGATAG CATCTGCGAGGACCAAGGAGAGCAGCCAAATATCTTCCAAGTAGAGGAGCAACACTCCCTGCAGGAGGTTATTACAGAGGAGACCCTAAAGAGCTCCACCTGTTCCTGCTACTCCATTCCTTGCTCCATGGCTCCCTGCATTGCCTCCAAGGCCCGTGCTGGCAGTGCTGAGTCCGATTCTGGCCTCAGCTCCTCATAA
- the gpcpd1 gene encoding glycerophosphocholine phosphodiesterase GPCPD1 isoform X1: MCQFIDFCERLFLPPIFMPVSTMETTQVTLAVRSETSPGEVIAVVGSCEALGCWSHQKAVTLHPSGNDGNTWIATITVPKGIVSKYRYFKGFFLESKSAGGPCQVIVNMWETHHQPRTMSPTASHQNIDDGQFGIHNGVNCVDSGWLTCQTEIRLRLHYSKTSPVSITKKKFKKSRFRIKLTLEGIEEEEDEEDEAISPSSWPKMTSTLDISMISANGYKSRHSQPECGNALEPSQWTEYSIHTMDPDNLELTFEFFEEDLGEHVVQGDAHPGHVGTACLLSSSFLESGKDIGVATLPIMGRNFRQTIGKVRVDYLVIRPIQGLQCDMSSSFTKYWKKRSTLDVGHRGAGSTHAAKHHRIRENTVASFKSAAKHGAAYVEFDVHLSKDAVPIVYHDLTCCISTKKKNDKTSLELIEVPVKDLTFDQLQLLKLAHVTAMKENDNKDLLDDEDEIDEHQPFPSLSQIFQAIPEHVGFNIELKWICQMKDGSWDGNLSSYFNMNTFLDIILSCVLQKGGKRRIVFSCFDPDICTMVRHKQNKYPILFLTQGISEKYPELMDIRCQTTQIAISFAQSENILGISAHTEELLKNLTYIGDAQSKGLVVFSWGDDNNDHETRRKLREQGIDGLIYDSICEDQGEQPNIFQVEEQHSLQEVITEETLKSSTCSCYSIPCSMAPCIASKARAGSAESDSGLSSS; encoded by the exons ATGTGCCAGTTTATCGATTTCTGCGAACG cttgtttctgcCTCCAATCTTTATGCCCGTATCAACTATGGAGACCACTCAGGTGACTCTGGCTGTCAGAAGTGAAACATCCCCAG GTGAGGTGATTGCTGTCGTTGGTAGCTGTGAAGCCCTGGGTTGCTGGAGCCATCAAAAAGCTGTGACATTACATCCAAGTGGTAATGATGG AAATACCTGGATTGCAACAATCACTGTACCTAAAGGAATTGTTTCCAAGTACCGCTACTTCAAAGGCTTCTTTCTGGAGTCAAAG AGTGCAGGTGGTCCCTGTCAAGTGATAGTCAATATGTGGGAGACCCATCACCAGCCCCGCACGATGAGCCCCACAG CATCACACCAGAATATTGATGATGGGCAATTTGGAATTCACA atggGGTGAATTGTGTTGACTCTGGGTGGCTCACATGCCAGACAGAGATTCGCCTACGTCTGCACTATTCTAAGACGTCTCCGGTGTCCATCACGAAGAAGAAATTCAAGAAGTCTCGGTTCAG GATCAAGCTGACATTGGAGGGcattgaggaggaggaagatgaagaggacgAGGCAATCAGTCCTTCGTCTTGGCCCAAGATGACCTCCACTCTGGACATCAGTATGATCAGTGCCAATGGCTATAAGTCGCGTCACTCACAGCCTGAGTGTGGGAACGCACTGGAGCCCTCCCAGTGGACTGAGTACAGTATCCACACCATGGACCCAGACAACCTAGAGCTCACCTTTGAGTTCTTTGAG GAGGATCTGGGTGAGCATGTGGTCCAGGGAGATGCTCATCCCGGACATGTGGGCACAGcttgcctcctctcctcctcttttttggAGAGTGGCAAAGACATCGGAGTGGCCACACTTCCAATAATGGGTCGAAATTTCAGACAGACCATTGGGAAAGTTAGAG TGGATTACCTGGTGATTCGGCCCATCCAGGGACTGCAGTGTGACATGAGCTCCTCGTTCACCAAGTACTGGAAGAAAAGGAGCACTCTGGATGTGGGACACAGAGGAGCAGGCAGCACACATGCAGCCAA gCACCACAGAATCAGGGAGAACACAGTAGCCTCATTCAAAAGTGCTGCCAAGCAT GGTGCAGCTTATGTGGAGTTTGATGTTCACCTCTCCAAGGATGCTGTTCCTATTGTATACCATGATCTGACATGCTGCATATCCACCAAGAAG AAAAATGACAAGACTTCACTTGAGCTCATTGAGGTGCCAGTCAAAGACTTGACATTtgatcagctgcagcttctgaaG CTGGCCCATGTTACtgcaatgaaagaaaatgataacAAAG ATTTGCTGGACGATGAAGACGAAATTGATGAGCATCAGCCATTCCCATCACTCTCGCAG ATCTTTCAGGCTATTCCTGAGCATGTGGGTTTCAACATTGAGCTCAAGTGGATCTGCCAGATGAAG GACGGGTCATGGGATGGCAACTTATCATCCTACTTCAACATGAATACCTTCCTTGACATCATCCTGTCCTGTGTTCTGCAAAAAGGCGGCAAAAGACGCATCGTCTTCTCCTGCTTCGACCCAGATATCTGCACCAT GGTGCGTCACAAGCAGAACAAGTACCCCATCCTCTTCCTTACTCAGGGAATTTCAGAAAAGTATCCTGAACTAATGGACATCCGCTGCCAGACCACACAGATCGCCATAAGTTTCGCCCAGAGTGAGAATATTCTG GGGATCAGCGCGCACACGGAGGAGCTGCTTAAGAACCTCACCTACATTGGGGATGCCCAGTCTAAAGGCCTGGTGGTGTTCAGCTGGGGAGATGACAACAACGACCACGAGACCCGGAGGAAGCTGAGAGAGCAGGGAATCGATGGGCTCATCTATGATAG CATCTGCGAGGACCAAGGAGAGCAGCCAAATATCTTCCAAGTAGAGGAGCAACACTCCCTGCAGGAGGTTATTACAGAGGAGACCCTAAAGAGCTCCACCTGTTCCTGCTACTCCATTCCTTGCTCCATGGCTCCCTGCATTGCCTCCAAGGCCCGTGCTGGCAGTGCTGAGTCCGATTCTGGCCTCAGCTCCTCATAA
- the gpcpd1 gene encoding glycerophosphocholine phosphodiesterase GPCPD1 isoform X3, with product MCQFIDFCERLFLPPIFMPVSTMETTQVTLAVRSETSPGEVIAVVGSCEALGCWSHQKAVTLHPSGNDGNTWIATITVPKGIVSKYRYFKGFFLESKSAGGPCQVIVNMWETHHQPRTMSPTASHQNIDDGQFGIHNGVNCVDSGWLTCQTEIRLRLHYSKTSPVSITKKKFKKSRFRIKLTLEGIEEEEDEEDEAISPSSWPKMTSTLDISMISANGYKSRHSQPECGNALEPSQWTEYSIHTMDPDNLELTFEFFEEDLGEHVVQGDAHPGHVGTACLLSSSFLESGKDIGVATLPIMGRNFRQTIGKVRVDYLVIRPIQGLQCDMSSSFTKYWKKRSTLDVGHRGAGSTHAAKHHRIRENTVASFKSAAKHGAAYVEFDVHLSKDAVPIVYHDLTCCISTKKKNDKTSLELIEVPVKDLTFDQLQLLKLAHVTAMKENDNKDLLDDEDEIDEHQPFPSLSQIFQAIPEHVGFNIELKWICQMKDGSWDGNLSSYFNMNTFLDIILSCVLQKGGKRRIVFSCFDPDICTMVRHKQNKYPILFLTQGISEKYPELMDIRCQTTQIAISFAQSENILGISAHTEELLKNLTYIGDAQSKGLVVFSWGDDNNDHETRRKLREQGIDGLIYDRICECLVPYFDSSSSDSPSARTKESSQISSK from the exons ATGTGCCAGTTTATCGATTTCTGCGAACG cttgtttctgcCTCCAATCTTTATGCCCGTATCAACTATGGAGACCACTCAGGTGACTCTGGCTGTCAGAAGTGAAACATCCCCAG GTGAGGTGATTGCTGTCGTTGGTAGCTGTGAAGCCCTGGGTTGCTGGAGCCATCAAAAAGCTGTGACATTACATCCAAGTGGTAATGATGG AAATACCTGGATTGCAACAATCACTGTACCTAAAGGAATTGTTTCCAAGTACCGCTACTTCAAAGGCTTCTTTCTGGAGTCAAAG AGTGCAGGTGGTCCCTGTCAAGTGATAGTCAATATGTGGGAGACCCATCACCAGCCCCGCACGATGAGCCCCACAG CATCACACCAGAATATTGATGATGGGCAATTTGGAATTCACA atggGGTGAATTGTGTTGACTCTGGGTGGCTCACATGCCAGACAGAGATTCGCCTACGTCTGCACTATTCTAAGACGTCTCCGGTGTCCATCACGAAGAAGAAATTCAAGAAGTCTCGGTTCAG GATCAAGCTGACATTGGAGGGcattgaggaggaggaagatgaagaggacgAGGCAATCAGTCCTTCGTCTTGGCCCAAGATGACCTCCACTCTGGACATCAGTATGATCAGTGCCAATGGCTATAAGTCGCGTCACTCACAGCCTGAGTGTGGGAACGCACTGGAGCCCTCCCAGTGGACTGAGTACAGTATCCACACCATGGACCCAGACAACCTAGAGCTCACCTTTGAGTTCTTTGAG GAGGATCTGGGTGAGCATGTGGTCCAGGGAGATGCTCATCCCGGACATGTGGGCACAGcttgcctcctctcctcctcttttttggAGAGTGGCAAAGACATCGGAGTGGCCACACTTCCAATAATGGGTCGAAATTTCAGACAGACCATTGGGAAAGTTAGAG TGGATTACCTGGTGATTCGGCCCATCCAGGGACTGCAGTGTGACATGAGCTCCTCGTTCACCAAGTACTGGAAGAAAAGGAGCACTCTGGATGTGGGACACAGAGGAGCAGGCAGCACACATGCAGCCAA gCACCACAGAATCAGGGAGAACACAGTAGCCTCATTCAAAAGTGCTGCCAAGCAT GGTGCAGCTTATGTGGAGTTTGATGTTCACCTCTCCAAGGATGCTGTTCCTATTGTATACCATGATCTGACATGCTGCATATCCACCAAGAAG AAAAATGACAAGACTTCACTTGAGCTCATTGAGGTGCCAGTCAAAGACTTGACATTtgatcagctgcagcttctgaaG CTGGCCCATGTTACtgcaatgaaagaaaatgataacAAAG ATTTGCTGGACGATGAAGACGAAATTGATGAGCATCAGCCATTCCCATCACTCTCGCAG ATCTTTCAGGCTATTCCTGAGCATGTGGGTTTCAACATTGAGCTCAAGTGGATCTGCCAGATGAAG GACGGGTCATGGGATGGCAACTTATCATCCTACTTCAACATGAATACCTTCCTTGACATCATCCTGTCCTGTGTTCTGCAAAAAGGCGGCAAAAGACGCATCGTCTTCTCCTGCTTCGACCCAGATATCTGCACCAT GGTGCGTCACAAGCAGAACAAGTACCCCATCCTCTTCCTTACTCAGGGAATTTCAGAAAAGTATCCTGAACTAATGGACATCCGCTGCCAGACCACACAGATCGCCATAAGTTTCGCCCAGAGTGAGAATATTCTG GGGATCAGCGCGCACACGGAGGAGCTGCTTAAGAACCTCACCTACATTGGGGATGCCCAGTCTAAAGGCCTGGTGGTGTTCAGCTGGGGAGATGACAACAACGACCACGAGACCCGGAGGAAGCTGAGAGAGCAGGGAATCGATGGGCTCATCTATGATAG AATTTGTGAATGCTTGGTGCCATATTTTGACTCAAGTTCTTCTGATTCCC CATCTGCGAGGACCAAGGAGAGCAGCCAAATATCTTCCAAGTAG
- the gpcpd1 gene encoding glycerophosphocholine phosphodiesterase GPCPD1 isoform X4, whose translation MCQFIDFCERLFLPPIFMPVSTMETTQVTLAVRSETSPGEVIAVVGSCEALGCWSHQKAVTLHPSGNDGNTWIATITVPKGIVSKYRYFKGFFLESKSAGGPCQVIVNMWETHHQPRTMSPTASHQNIDDGQFGIHNGVNCVDSGWLTCQTEIRLRLHYSKTSPVSITKKKFKKSRFRIKLTLEGIEEEEDEEDEAISPSSWPKMTSTLDISMISANGYKSRHSQPECGNALEPSQWTEYSIHTMDPDNLELTFEFFEEDLGEHVVQGDAHPGHVGTACLLSSSFLESGKDIGVATLPIMGRNFRQTIGKVRVDYLVIRPIQGLQCDMSSSFTKYWKKRSTLDVGHRGAGSTHAAKHHRIRENTVASFKSAAKHGAAYVEFDVHLSKDAVPIVYHDLTCCISTKKKNDKTSLELIEVPVKDLTFDQLQLLKLAHVTAMKENDNKDLLDDEDEIDEHQPFPSLSQIFQAIPEHVGFNIELKWICQMKDGSWDGNLSSYFNMNTFLDIILSCVLQKGGKRRIVFSCFDPDICTMVRHKQNKYPILFLTQGISEKYPELMDIRCQTTQIAISFAQSENILGISAHTEELLKNLTYIGDAQSKGLVVFSWGDDNNDHETRRKLREQGIDGLIYDR comes from the exons ATGTGCCAGTTTATCGATTTCTGCGAACG cttgtttctgcCTCCAATCTTTATGCCCGTATCAACTATGGAGACCACTCAGGTGACTCTGGCTGTCAGAAGTGAAACATCCCCAG GTGAGGTGATTGCTGTCGTTGGTAGCTGTGAAGCCCTGGGTTGCTGGAGCCATCAAAAAGCTGTGACATTACATCCAAGTGGTAATGATGG AAATACCTGGATTGCAACAATCACTGTACCTAAAGGAATTGTTTCCAAGTACCGCTACTTCAAAGGCTTCTTTCTGGAGTCAAAG AGTGCAGGTGGTCCCTGTCAAGTGATAGTCAATATGTGGGAGACCCATCACCAGCCCCGCACGATGAGCCCCACAG CATCACACCAGAATATTGATGATGGGCAATTTGGAATTCACA atggGGTGAATTGTGTTGACTCTGGGTGGCTCACATGCCAGACAGAGATTCGCCTACGTCTGCACTATTCTAAGACGTCTCCGGTGTCCATCACGAAGAAGAAATTCAAGAAGTCTCGGTTCAG GATCAAGCTGACATTGGAGGGcattgaggaggaggaagatgaagaggacgAGGCAATCAGTCCTTCGTCTTGGCCCAAGATGACCTCCACTCTGGACATCAGTATGATCAGTGCCAATGGCTATAAGTCGCGTCACTCACAGCCTGAGTGTGGGAACGCACTGGAGCCCTCCCAGTGGACTGAGTACAGTATCCACACCATGGACCCAGACAACCTAGAGCTCACCTTTGAGTTCTTTGAG GAGGATCTGGGTGAGCATGTGGTCCAGGGAGATGCTCATCCCGGACATGTGGGCACAGcttgcctcctctcctcctcttttttggAGAGTGGCAAAGACATCGGAGTGGCCACACTTCCAATAATGGGTCGAAATTTCAGACAGACCATTGGGAAAGTTAGAG TGGATTACCTGGTGATTCGGCCCATCCAGGGACTGCAGTGTGACATGAGCTCCTCGTTCACCAAGTACTGGAAGAAAAGGAGCACTCTGGATGTGGGACACAGAGGAGCAGGCAGCACACATGCAGCCAA gCACCACAGAATCAGGGAGAACACAGTAGCCTCATTCAAAAGTGCTGCCAAGCAT GGTGCAGCTTATGTGGAGTTTGATGTTCACCTCTCCAAGGATGCTGTTCCTATTGTATACCATGATCTGACATGCTGCATATCCACCAAGAAG AAAAATGACAAGACTTCACTTGAGCTCATTGAGGTGCCAGTCAAAGACTTGACATTtgatcagctgcagcttctgaaG CTGGCCCATGTTACtgcaatgaaagaaaatgataacAAAG ATTTGCTGGACGATGAAGACGAAATTGATGAGCATCAGCCATTCCCATCACTCTCGCAG ATCTTTCAGGCTATTCCTGAGCATGTGGGTTTCAACATTGAGCTCAAGTGGATCTGCCAGATGAAG GACGGGTCATGGGATGGCAACTTATCATCCTACTTCAACATGAATACCTTCCTTGACATCATCCTGTCCTGTGTTCTGCAAAAAGGCGGCAAAAGACGCATCGTCTTCTCCTGCTTCGACCCAGATATCTGCACCAT GGTGCGTCACAAGCAGAACAAGTACCCCATCCTCTTCCTTACTCAGGGAATTTCAGAAAAGTATCCTGAACTAATGGACATCCGCTGCCAGACCACACAGATCGCCATAAGTTTCGCCCAGAGTGAGAATATTCTG GGGATCAGCGCGCACACGGAGGAGCTGCTTAAGAACCTCACCTACATTGGGGATGCCCAGTCTAAAGGCCTGGTGGTGTTCAGCTGGGGAGATGACAACAACGACCACGAGACCCGGAGGAAGCTGAGAGAGCAGGGAATCGATGGGCTCATCTATGATAGGTAG
- the LOC130187790 gene encoding myelin-associated glycoprotein-like produces MKSNSFIMFANREIKFLSVNTVAVSILLSVLFVSGDLASCDEPVFFITTPEKMEALTGSCLQIPCNFGVKSEEDLHTTYSIGGVWIIRDPRFATFPKNVIFNSSSAVHTYPVNITGNLREKNCTTIFSNLTTFYADKYFFRIETGPFMATAVCHSLQINVNDSALSPKIEITGDLREGESVNVTCSALTPCPRSPPKLTWDLQQDPRNKIEENTDRTITTKIRQTITLSEKHDGYNITCYASYPVNEGRHFKTAKQKITLSVLYAPKDTSASISPSGLVPAGSWVNLTCSSRAKPPIRRFTWFKQSTDGPMNVSEGHFYSFRATYGAVYYCVATNDVGNHSSLQILLLIKGEGLQWEPVIGVVIGVIFLICLIVCVWRLKSTRQTQSQTSEELVIEESASITEGENIHYGEIDFSKLRPAPSSDSLQDSGQQQDTVYAQVKVSKTANSSKHTADSPEDLYAQVMKKRGLLGLCKDKGFIYS; encoded by the exons atgaaaagtaacaGTTTTATCATGTTTGCAAATCGAGAGATCAAGTTTCTGTCTGTGAACACGGTGGCCGTCAGCATTTTACTGAGTGTCCTCTTCGTTTCAG GTGATCTGGCCTCTTGTGATGAGCCAGTCTTTTTCATTACTACGCCAGAGAAGATGGAGGCACTGACCGGATCTTGTTTGCAAATCCCATGTAACTTTGGAGTTAAATCAGAAGAGGACTTGCATACCACATACTCTATCGGTGGAGTGTGGATTATAAGGGACCCCAGATTTGCCACTTTTCCAAAAAACGTGATCTTCAACAGTAGCAGCGCAGTTCACACCTATCCAGTGAATATTACTGGAaacctgagagagaaaaactgcaCAACTATATTTTCCAATTTGACCACATTTTACGCAGACAAATACTTCTTCAGGATTGAGACAGGGCCATTCATGGCAACAGCTGTTTGCCATTCTCTTCAAATAAATGTTAACG ATTCTGCTCTGAGCCCCAAAATTGAAATCACAGGTGATCTGAGGGAGGGGGAGTCGGTCAATGTAACCTGCTCAGCTTTAACTCCCTGTCCACGCTCCCCTCCTAAACTCACCTGGGACCTCCAACAAGACCCTCGCAACAAAATAGAGGAAAACACTGATCGAACCATAACAACTAAAATCAGGCAGACCATCACTCTGTCAGAAAAACATGACGGATACAACATCACCTGTTATGCCAGCTATCCTGTGAATGAAGGAAGACATTTCAAGACAGCAAAGCAAAAAATTACCCTCAGTGTTTTAT ATGCCCCCAAGGACACCTCAGCATCCATCAGTCCATCAGGTTTGGTGCCAGCGGGTAGCTGGGTGAACCTGACCTGCTCCAGCAGAGCCAAGCCTCCCATCAGACGCTTCACCTGGTTCAAGCAGAGCACAGATGGACCCATGAATGTATCTGAAGGACACTTTTACAGTTTCAGGGCCACATATGGAGCAGTTTATTACTGTGTGGCCACCAATGATGTTGGTAATCACAGCTCATTACAGATCCTTCTGCTTATTAAAG GAGAAGGTCTGCAATGGGAACCAGTTATTGGAGTAGTCATTGGGGTCATCTTTCTCATCTGCTTGATAGTCTGTGTTTG GCGTTTAAAGTCAACACGACAGACTCAG AGTCAAACAAGTGAAGAGCTGGTTATTGAAGAGTCAGCCAGTATAACAGAAGGAGAAAACATCCATTATGGAGAGATCGACTTCTCCAAGCTGAGACCTGCACCGTCCTCTGACTCCCTGCAGGACAGTGGACAGCAGCAGGATACGGTGTATGCACAGGTCAAAGTGTCCAAGACAGCAAACAGCTccaaacacactgctgacagCCCAGAAGATCTCTACGCTcaagtgatgaaaaaaagaggaCTGTTAGGTTTGTGTAAAGACAAAGGTTTTATATATTCATGA